The DNA window CTTATGTTTTACTTTGTCTTGAAGGAGCCATAGACAATAAACTATCTGTTGTGTGAACATGTGAAATTGTTGTAAGCTGTGTGAAATTGTGTTCTGTTCATATGGGGTTTCTGAGGTTGCTGTGCGTTCTCTTACAGTTGGAGATTTACCTTTTACCTTCTTGCTTTCATTGCTGGCCTGGGTGCCCTAATTGATGTGAGTACCACCATTTACTGTTGGCATATATTTTCTCTAGCAATGCTTTGCCTTTGTAATGTTTTATACCTTTGCGTGTGCCATTTTGTGTTTGTTTCTGACACTGAAATCTCTTCCTAGAAACCATGGTTCTATGACATGGAGGAGATGTGGAATGGCTTCCCCACACTGGTGTGTACACTCTGTGCCACCTTTTTTCACCAGCTTTTCTATAACACTGTTGGTCTCTAAATGTTAATTGGTTTTAAATGTTTAGTTGGTCTAAAATCTTTACAAAGTCAGTGTCTGCCACAATATGGGAGAGTCACAAGCAAATTATGTTTCAAAGGTTCCCAGTACATGAACAGTTTTTCATGCTTGTTTATCAAATTCAATGAGCTGCCTGATTGAAGATTCCAGTTTGGTATTTCTAGACACCTTTTATGAATGTTATGAAAATGTAAGCATGCACTATACTTTAAGTAGCTTtagaagtgtctgctaaataccatatatttttttatattcaaTGTTTGTTCTTCCCTCTTATAGCCACTGCTGCCTTCTCAGTACTGGTACTACATGATTGAGCTGGGATTCTACATCTCGCTACTATTCAGTGTGGCAACGGATGTCAAGCGCAAAGTAAGTGGAGCCTATAATTCAGAAACATTGACAATTTACATTCAGTACCGTTACAGTGGTAACAGGAGAGACTGTTGtcaagagggcagagagagcgatAAAAGACATTTAACCATATCTCGGCAGATGTCAGTTATGGAATCACAACTAagttagggagggaggggtgttaaTTTGTCTAGGGAACCTGTGGGTTAATGTGTGACCGGCACACTGTGGAAAGGTATGGCAGTGGAGACTGACTGACCATGTTCTCCAGACGTATTTATTTTCCAGCCGGCGAGTCCAAATGAAAGGTGGCAGCTCTTCAAAACAGTCAGCAGACTTGACTGAAATCCAGTCCTGTTAGTCGTTTGATTTGACAGACACAATGAAATAATAGGGCTGATCCAAAACAATGGTGTCATTAAGTTAGCTGTAATTGCAGTGGAATTCCAAATTGggcttgtttgttttttgttcagGTTTTTTTTTGCAGGGTTTTTAGTTCAGTTGTAATTGGAAAGTGCACATGGCTACATGCACTCTGTTTCCATTTATGAAAATTGCACATTAATAAATCAGCGTCAGCCTGTATGACTTCCCAACTATCTGTTACATGTCTCAAGTAGCCCGCGAAGCCAGCCTCGATAGAATGCACGCATGTACTAATTTACCATGTGCAAACTATGTCATGGTGAAActtgcactcctgtagatctgaaataattggctggtgaaacttgcatccagccaaccagaaaagcaaggcAAAGCGATTtaggcattcttgaaagtcaagACAATCTttgtcctgcaaagaaacatttatttttatagttgcattttttaaatttagcaaacagtaggcatttagaattaAATGTGGTGAAGCTTTATAACCATGTGCCGTGcataggcctaccttcaaaattaTTCCCTAATCATAATTTATTTGAAAAACACAGTTTCCATTATCATTTGTCACAGAGAAAGTTAGACAAAAGAAAAATCGACCCGTCGAACAGATAAAAATGATCATTTCTCCTATAGCTGCCGTTTCCATGACACATTTTTGTGATATTGATTTTGTCGAATAAACCTGGATCATTGGAAACATTTGAGAACCACATGACTCGGCGTTGAAACCAGGTGTCTGTAACCGTAGCTTAGGTGTCCCTCCAGACATTTTAAATCTTGGAACGTTTTGCTGATATTCCGCAGCGTTAAAGCTCTAATTTAAAATAACTGTAGTTCAGAACAACGCATCCAAAAGAAACTAGATAATCAAGTTACGAGTGAGGAATGTCATGACCATGGTGCCATATCCATCAGAACTAGAACTAGTTTCAACAAGATTTTAAAGTGAACTACCACCTCCTCTGTTTTGACTGGAGCTGTTGTGCAGTGCACAAAGTAAACTTAACATTTGCATAACTGACaaactccccctctctcgctctcttcaagGATTTTAAGGAGCAGATTGTTCACCATGTGGCCACTATTCTGCTGATCAGTTTCTCGTGGTTGGTCAACTACATCCGTGCCGGGACTTTGATCATGCTTGTGCACGATGCCTCAGACTACCTACTGGAGGTACagccccccccttccccctccccccccatacCAAATCTTATTTCTCCAACAATGCAATAcaatgtcaagcaaaaaggcatcCAGCTATTTCACCATTACAAATCTAAAGAAACTATGTCCATTCCATGATAAGTATAGAAGAGTGAGTGTTATTTCTATATGGAAAGTCATTGTATTATCATTATAATAATAAATGGTGCTTATAGAATTTCTACTCACAGAACTGGTCATACTGTTAAGCCTGCCATCTAAAGGAGAGTATAGGAAACAGCAAccatatatttattatttatttgtttttccttattttttttcCTGTTCCTTTTAGTCAGCAAAGATGTTCAACTATGCAGGATGGAGAAAGACCTGCAACTACATCTTCATCCTGTTTGCAGCTGTGTTCATCCTTACCCGCCTTGTCATACTCCCCTTCTGGTAAGATGCTCAGATCTTGGATGACACTCAACTGCATCCTAGAGGCAGTTTCCCGGACACATATTAAGCCTAATCCTGGACTAAGAAGCCTTTTCAACTGAGCTTTTACATTGAgcttgctttttagtccaggactaggtttaatctgtgtctggggaaaCTGCCTCCATATGTGTAAAGTATTATTTTCTGTCAGTGATACAGGATGCAATGTATTCTAGTGATTTACTTAAGTCTTTGTCAAAATGCTTTTGACTGCTAATGTAGGTCTGTATTGACTGGATCTGTCTGTTTCTTCCCCCAGGATCATACATACTACGTGGGTGTACCCATTGACCCTCTATCCCCCTTTCTTTGGGTTCTACTTCTTCAACGGGCTATTGTTTGTGCTGCAGTGTCTGCACATCTTCTGGGCTGGCCTCATCCTGCGCATGGCCATCAAGTTCCTACCTGGAAATGTACGTATTCCCAAACCTAATCACTATAGGGAGGTTTCCTGGACAGAGATTGAGCCTAGTCCAGAGCCCTATACTATGTATGTGGTTTGAGGAGTTAGCAAGGTAACTCTGCGTTCAACTCGGGATAACCGGTACTACGAAcgtggctcaccttttagccaggtacatttctatggcaatgAATACTTCAGAACTAATCTGCTCCCGGGCAGGttaactcagggctaactctatttatcctgaatgaagtgtctgaGCTGCGAGTTGAGGACCAATAAAATCATATTACCTTTCGCAAAGGTTGCATCATCATCACCTTCATTTGAGTAAGACAACTTACTAAATATTTTATTAgccaaatgtttttttgtgggaAAAAGGGGCTCAAACCACGTATGTAATATAGGGCTCTGGAAtatgaagctaactgaagctggctagctttagaaaaccctaATACCCCTAATggtctcactctgtgtgcaataatagtgtttaggcctcctgagtggcgcagtggtctaaggcactgcatcacagtgttggctgtgccactagagattctgggtttgagtccaggctctgtcgcagccggccacaacctggagacccatggggcagcgcacaattggtccagcgtcgtccgggttagtggagggtttggtcggcagggatgtccttgtcccattgcgcactagcaactcctgtggcgggccgggcgcagtgcatgctgacgcGGTCGcaagtgtacagtgtttcctccaacacattggtgcggttggcttcagggttaagtgggcattgtgtcaaggagcaatgcagcttggttgggttgtgtttcggaggatgtgtgcggctcttgacctttgcccctcccgagtccgtacgggagttgcagtgatgagacaagactgtaactaccaattggaaaccacgaaattggggagaaaaaggggtcaacttttttttccccaaaaaatgtaataatagtttacattttttttgaatAGCTACCTCATCTCTCTACACCACGCATAAAATGATctgtatctgtaaggtccctgatTTCATacccagattcaaccacaaagaccagggagggtttcTAATGCcttacaaagaagggcacctattggtagttgggtaaaaaaaaaaaaatcactacaaagatacaggtgtccttcctaccTCAATTACCGGAGGAAAGAAGCCGCTCAGGGATTTAAATCAgtaagagtttaatggctgtgatagcagaaaacaactgaggatggataaacaacattgtagttcagggatgggcaactttgatagaGGTGGGTTCCACAAAAAAAACGGAACTCATGAAGAGTGGCCGCAGTGGCCCACCACCACCTTGCAAGCAAAACATTTTCTTGAAAGTAATGTTAATCCTATGGAACATTTAAcctattaaaaacagtactgtagcaatgggTTTGTTCAGTAGGCTTTAGGCCCAATAGATTATCACCAAATgttggctatgcttgaattgccctgccaatgtatTGTTCTCCTCAGACCATTTTTGTTTGATATATTTCaacatttgaggtaggctatatgatcacatcggtaatagatcagttgttgtattgCTTGTGAGGCACGGCTGAGTGAGCATAAATGAATAtcattagcttttttttttttttgaatgggTTGATGGTGCCTGCctctggtcagtctcagcggGGGGAGACCGCAAGAAACTGAGGGCCGCTCTTCCTTTCCTCTGCTGGCACTGACCaaaaaggggacacagtcttctTGTTGTTCAATTTAGTTATTTCCTTTAGACTTTGCTGAGGCCATATGGTTGTTTTTGTCTGTCTACATGGCATTGTTTAGTAGGGCTACTTTGTCTGTATAATTATTCCATTGCTGATATGTCTGTCGCGATGCTTGCTTGCTAGTAGTGCTGTCCATGACAAAAAAATACATATCTAGACACACACCCTATGATTGAAAAAAATCTATTATATGTAGGGTACTGCGCTTGTCTGATGTTTTAAGCACTGCGGTTAAAAATGATGACACACAAATTActaaagagggagccagagatcaatatagccTTAACAGAAGCAAGAAAAACCTGTTACACGCTACTCCTC is part of the Salmo trutta chromosome 34, fSalTru1.1, whole genome shotgun sequence genome and encodes:
- the LOC115173295 gene encoding ceramide synthase 2 encodes the protein MLTWLRELSDWIWQDRLWFPAGLGWANLKDRDGQVFAKGRDLWVIFPIAVCFLIIRQIFERTVAVQLASLLRVREKPRVRAAPNTTLESYFCNASKFPSQSSVEELTKQSACSVRQVQRWFRRRRNQERPSQIKKFREACWRFTFYLLAFIAGLGALIDKPWFYDMEEMWNGFPTLPLLPSQYWYYMIELGFYISLLFSVATDVKRKDFKEQIVHHVATILLISFSWLVNYIRAGTLIMLVHDASDYLLESAKMFNYAGWRKTCNYIFILFAAVFILTRLVILPFWIIHTTWVYPLTLYPPFFGFYFFNGLLFVLQCLHIFWAGLILRMAIKFLPGNDIVEDERSDREETESDEEDDDHEKRETKKTKNGFVLNGNGHTVLNNNHHHSKME